In Streptomyces sp. NBC_01707, a genomic segment contains:
- a CDS encoding alpha/beta hydrolase — protein sequence MTNRSGILFAVGATVAGLMTGVPSPAAADGVAPSAAQLTWTGCATKSYPTLQCSTVRTPLNHDDPSGRSITLALSRIPHTAKASQGPLLVNPGGPGGSGLAMAGFVAASLPKETAAQYDVIGFDPRGVGKSSPALNCVPKYFGPRRPDPVPLDLRTEQANRDRAASFAAACGAKYPDLLPYMDTVSTAKDLDVIRQALGSPQINYFGYSYGTYLGAVYAKLFPQRVRRLVLDSNVDPDGVWYDDNIGQDYAFDARQKAFAAWIAKHDSTYGLGSDPAKVEAAWYGMSEAVRKEPAGGTVGMSELQDTFLPGGYNNGYWPYLADAFAAYVNHKDQDALVRAYKKLGAVDDKGDNGYSVYAAVQCHDAEWTRDWNTWRSDSWKVHGKAPFYTWNNTWYNAPCASWPVAPLSPVQVSNDALPPALLFQATEDAATPYEGGVTMHRRLRGSSLVVEQGGGNHGITLSGNKCLDRYLVDYLDKGTVPRGNGSGADTDAVCPKSPDPEPPAAGTSAKTLRSATADGGAVLHGMLGFRG from the coding sequence ATGACGAATCGTTCAGGAATTCTGTTCGCTGTCGGTGCGACAGTCGCCGGTCTGATGACCGGTGTTCCGTCCCCGGCGGCAGCCGACGGAGTCGCGCCGTCTGCCGCGCAGCTCACATGGACCGGCTGCGCCACGAAGTCGTATCCGACGCTGCAGTGCTCAACCGTGCGCACCCCGCTCAATCATGACGATCCGTCGGGCAGGAGCATCACCCTCGCCCTGTCACGGATCCCGCACACCGCGAAGGCCTCGCAGGGCCCTCTGCTCGTCAACCCCGGCGGCCCCGGCGGCAGCGGGCTGGCGATGGCCGGCTTCGTGGCGGCCTCGCTGCCGAAGGAGACAGCCGCGCAGTACGACGTGATCGGGTTCGACCCGCGCGGGGTCGGGAAGAGTTCACCGGCCCTGAACTGCGTACCGAAATACTTCGGGCCGCGGCGCCCCGACCCGGTGCCGCTGGACCTCCGGACCGAGCAGGCCAACCGGGACCGCGCCGCGTCCTTCGCCGCCGCGTGCGGCGCGAAGTACCCGGATCTGCTGCCGTACATGGACACGGTGAGCACCGCCAAGGATCTCGATGTGATCCGGCAGGCCCTCGGCTCCCCGCAGATCAACTACTTCGGATATTCGTACGGCACCTATCTGGGCGCGGTGTACGCCAAGCTCTTCCCGCAGCGGGTGCGGCGTCTGGTGCTCGACTCGAACGTCGACCCGGACGGGGTCTGGTACGACGACAACATCGGTCAGGACTACGCGTTCGACGCCCGCCAGAAGGCCTTCGCAGCCTGGATCGCGAAGCACGACTCGACGTACGGACTCGGCAGCGATCCGGCGAAGGTCGAGGCCGCCTGGTACGGGATGAGCGAAGCGGTCAGGAAGGAACCCGCGGGCGGGACGGTCGGTATGAGCGAGCTGCAGGACACGTTCCTGCCGGGCGGCTACAACAACGGGTACTGGCCCTACCTGGCCGATGCGTTCGCCGCGTACGTGAACCACAAGGACCAGGACGCGCTGGTCCGCGCATACAAGAAGCTCGGCGCCGTCGACGACAAGGGCGACAACGGCTACTCGGTCTACGCGGCCGTGCAGTGCCACGACGCCGAGTGGACGCGCGACTGGAACACCTGGCGCAGTGACAGCTGGAAGGTGCACGGCAAGGCACCCTTCTACACCTGGAACAACACCTGGTACAACGCACCGTGCGCATCCTGGCCGGTGGCGCCGCTCAGCCCGGTGCAGGTCTCCAACGACGCACTCCCGCCGGCGCTGCTCTTCCAGGCCACGGAGGACGCGGCCACGCCGTACGAGGGCGGAGTCACCATGCACCGCAGACTCCGCGGCTCCAGCCTGGTCGTCGAACAGGGCGGCGGCAACCACGGCATCACGCTGAGCGGCAACAAGTGTCTGGACCGGTACTTGGTGGACTACCTCGACAAGGGCACCGTCCCGCGCGGCAACGGCAGCGGCGCCGACACGGACGCGGTCTGCCCGAAGTCTCCCGACCCGGAGCCGCCGGCCGCCGGGACATCGGCCAAGACGCTGCGGAGCGCGACGGCGGACGGAGGCGCCGTACTGCACGGGATGCTCGGCTTCCGCGGCTGA
- a CDS encoding GNAT family N-acetyltransferase — MTTRPTSAYAPDLSVRAMAIEDCEAVATIRVRGWQAAYTGLIPQAYLDAMDIAEDAQRRRGFFAERNTVVNVVAERPGPGVIGWACYGPYRADGRRLARAELYAIYVLPEQRGTGVGRALMAEILARSAADGFPDLSLWVLKENAPARRFYERAGFAPDGAEEPFQVGGVLVPEVRYVRTLSPSAAD, encoded by the coding sequence ATGACGACACGGCCCACCTCCGCGTACGCCCCCGACCTGTCCGTCAGAGCCATGGCCATCGAGGACTGCGAGGCTGTCGCGACAATCCGGGTGCGCGGCTGGCAGGCCGCGTACACCGGGCTGATCCCGCAGGCGTATCTGGACGCGATGGACATCGCCGAGGACGCGCAGCGGCGGCGCGGCTTCTTCGCCGAACGCAACACGGTCGTCAATGTGGTGGCCGAGCGGCCGGGCCCGGGTGTGATCGGCTGGGCCTGCTACGGCCCGTACCGCGCGGACGGCAGGCGGCTCGCCCGCGCCGAGCTGTACGCCATCTATGTGCTGCCCGAGCAGCGCGGGACCGGGGTCGGTCGCGCCCTGATGGCTGAGATCCTGGCGCGCTCCGCAGCGGACGGGTTCCCCGATCTGTCGCTCTGGGTCCTCAAGGAGAACGCGCCGGCCCGCCGTTTCTACGAGCGTGCGGGCTTCGCCCCGGACGGCGCCGAGGAGCCGTTCCAGGTCGGCGGCGTCCTGGTGCCCGAGGTGCGTTACGTACGTACTCTCAGCCCGTCGGCAGCCGACTGA
- a CDS encoding adenylosuccinate lyase, translated as MDEEFRSLADRLGDEAGESAAYRRLLATDDDEELAQVLVERERPLWAREIAAFRLGCGGDRRAFEALILLLNHRDPERCVSAAHALVCLGDPRTSRAAAALATNTLRTAYALHPVRLLTALRAPESVPTLISTLERLLAPDEPHWRVALACVEGLGQLGDAQARPVLRAALPHPRLGGAAEEAISRLPTG; from the coding sequence ATGGACGAGGAGTTCCGGTCGCTGGCCGACCGGCTGGGGGACGAGGCGGGGGAGTCGGCGGCGTACCGCAGGCTGCTCGCCACCGACGACGACGAGGAGCTGGCGCAGGTCCTCGTCGAACGCGAACGCCCGCTCTGGGCGCGCGAGATCGCCGCGTTCCGGCTCGGCTGCGGCGGCGACAGACGGGCCTTCGAGGCGCTGATCCTGTTGCTGAACCACCGCGACCCGGAGCGCTGCGTCTCCGCCGCCCATGCCCTGGTGTGCCTCGGCGACCCACGTACGTCCCGGGCCGCCGCCGCCCTCGCGACCAACACGCTGCGCACCGCCTACGCCCTGCACCCGGTACGGCTGCTCACCGCGCTGCGGGCCCCCGAGTCCGTCCCGACGCTGATCAGCACCCTGGAACGGCTGCTGGCACCGGACGAGCCGCACTGGCGGGTCGCGCTGGCCTGTGTGGAAGGGCTGGGGCAGCTCGGCGACGCGCAGGCCCGCCCGGTCCTGCGGGCGGCGTTGCCGCACCCGAGGCTCGGCGGCGCGGCCGAGGAGGCGATCAGTCGGCTGCCGACGGGCTGA
- a CDS encoding 3-hydroxyacyl-CoA dehydrogenase family protein, which produces MDIPLSTIAVVGLGTMGTGIAEVLARAGREVIGIDISEAAARQAVAALEASTARAVQKGRITEGERHDVLARFRTFSDLQAAADAQLVIEVVPESYEIKQQLFRELDAITSPSAILATGTNALSVTRLAAESQHPERVLGLHFFNPAPAMKLVEVVSSVLTAPPAVEAVTALARELGKEPVAVGDRPGFVADGLLFGYLNQAAAMYEASYASREDIDAAMKLGCGLPMGPLALLDLIGVDTARTVLEAMYSESHDRLHAPAPILKQLSEAGLTGRKSGRGFYTYAAPGGQTVVPDTKTPLESGGAATGRTVRSVGVAGSGTMASGIAEVFAKAGYDVVLAARSQEKADTAKGRIAKSLERSVTKGRLTAEARDETLARVTAAGSLDSFEDVDLAVEAVAEDLAVKQQLFTTLDKVCKPGAVLATTTSSLPVVACARATSRPQDVIGMHFFNPAPAMKLVEVVRTVLTDDDVHATVREVCGKIRKHPVDCGDRAGFIVNALLFPYLNNAIKMVGEHYATLDDIDAAMKLGGGYPMGPFELLDVVGLDVSLAIEKVLHSEFRDPGLAPAPLLEHLVAAGCLGRKTGRGFREYARR; this is translated from the coding sequence ATGGACATCCCGCTCTCCACCATCGCCGTCGTCGGCCTCGGCACCATGGGCACCGGCATCGCCGAGGTCCTCGCCCGGGCCGGTCGCGAGGTCATCGGTATCGACATCAGCGAGGCGGCCGCGCGTCAGGCCGTTGCCGCCCTCGAAGCCTCCACCGCCCGCGCCGTGCAGAAGGGGCGGATCACCGAGGGCGAGCGGCACGATGTCCTCGCCCGGTTCCGTACCTTCTCCGATCTGCAGGCCGCCGCGGACGCGCAGCTCGTCATCGAGGTCGTGCCCGAGTCGTACGAGATCAAGCAGCAGCTCTTCCGGGAGCTCGACGCGATCACCTCCCCCTCCGCGATCCTGGCGACCGGCACCAACGCCCTCTCGGTGACCCGGCTGGCCGCCGAGTCGCAGCACCCCGAGCGCGTGCTCGGTCTGCACTTCTTCAACCCGGCGCCCGCGATGAAGCTGGTCGAGGTGGTCTCCTCGGTGCTGACGGCGCCGCCGGCCGTCGAGGCGGTCACCGCGCTCGCCCGTGAGCTGGGCAAGGAGCCGGTCGCGGTGGGAGACCGGCCCGGGTTCGTCGCCGACGGGCTGCTGTTCGGCTACCTGAACCAGGCCGCCGCGATGTACGAGGCGAGCTACGCCTCCCGTGAGGACATCGACGCGGCCATGAAGCTGGGCTGCGGGCTGCCGATGGGCCCGCTCGCGCTGCTCGACCTGATCGGGGTCGACACCGCCCGTACCGTCCTGGAGGCGATGTACTCCGAGTCGCACGACCGGCTGCACGCCCCGGCGCCGATCCTCAAGCAGCTCAGCGAGGCCGGGCTGACCGGCCGCAAGTCGGGCCGCGGCTTCTACACGTACGCTGCGCCGGGCGGCCAGACCGTGGTGCCGGACACGAAGACGCCGCTGGAGAGCGGTGGAGCGGCGACCGGACGCACCGTGCGGTCCGTGGGTGTCGCCGGTTCCGGCACGATGGCCTCGGGCATCGCTGAGGTCTTCGCGAAGGCCGGTTACGACGTGGTGCTCGCCGCGCGCAGCCAGGAGAAGGCCGACACGGCCAAGGGCCGGATCGCCAAGTCGCTGGAGCGTTCCGTCACCAAGGGGCGGCTGACGGCCGAGGCCCGGGACGAGACCCTCGCCCGCGTCACCGCGGCCGGTTCGCTGGACTCGTTCGAAGACGTCGATCTCGCGGTCGAGGCGGTCGCCGAGGACCTGGCGGTCAAGCAGCAGCTGTTCACCACGCTGGACAAGGTCTGCAAGCCGGGTGCGGTCCTCGCCACCACCACGTCGTCGCTGCCGGTCGTGGCGTGCGCACGGGCCACCTCGCGTCCGCAGGACGTCATCGGGATGCACTTCTTCAACCCGGCGCCCGCGATGAAGCTGGTCGAGGTGGTCCGTACGGTGCTCACGGACGACGACGTCCACGCCACCGTCCGTGAGGTGTGCGGGAAGATCCGCAAGCACCCGGTGGACTGCGGGGACCGGGCCGGCTTCATCGTGAACGCGCTGCTGTTCCCGTACCTCAACAACGCGATCAAGATGGTCGGGGAGCACTACGCGACCCTCGACGACATCGACGCCGCGATGAAGCTGGGCGGCGGTTACCCGATGGGCCCGTTCGAGCTCCTCGACGTCGTCGGGCTCGATGTCTCGCTCGCCATCGAGAAGGTGCTGCACAGCGAGTTCCGCGACCCGGGCCTGGCCCCGGCGCCACTGCTGGAGCACCTGGTGGCCGCCGGCTGCCTCGGCCGCAAGACGGGGCGTGGCTTCCGCGAATATGCCCGGCGCTGA
- a CDS encoding TetR family transcriptional regulator, translating into MSQPARSPRVSTAPDAPESAAGTRAAAQRLKMRRELAAAAMELFATKGYEATTVDEIAGAAGVARRTFFRHFRSKEEAIFPDHDDTLVRAEAVLNAAPAHEHPLDTVCRGIKEVMKMYAAKPAVSVARYKLTREVPTLREAEIASVARYERLFTRYLLGHFDERDHHVGNDDPLLAEVAASAVVTAHNHVLRRWLRAGGQGDVEAQLDHAFAIVRDTFGTGIGAGRIAGTEPASPPAAASVSTEGEVLVAVARTDAPLDEVMRTIQQALKDH; encoded by the coding sequence ATGTCCCAGCCCGCCAGGTCCCCCCGTGTCTCCACCGCACCCGACGCCCCGGAGAGTGCCGCAGGCACGCGCGCCGCCGCCCAACGGCTCAAGATGCGCCGTGAACTGGCCGCCGCAGCGATGGAGCTCTTCGCCACGAAGGGGTACGAGGCGACGACGGTCGACGAGATCGCGGGCGCCGCGGGCGTCGCCCGGCGGACCTTCTTCCGGCACTTCCGCTCCAAGGAAGAGGCGATCTTCCCGGACCATGACGACACCCTCGTCCGGGCCGAGGCCGTCCTCAATGCCGCCCCCGCGCACGAGCACCCGCTCGACACCGTCTGCCGCGGCATCAAGGAAGTCATGAAGATGTACGCGGCCAAGCCTGCGGTCTCCGTGGCCCGCTACAAGCTGACCCGCGAGGTCCCCACCCTGCGGGAGGCCGAGATCGCCTCGGTGGCCCGCTACGAGCGGCTGTTCACGCGCTATCTCCTGGGCCATTTCGACGAGCGCGACCACCATGTCGGCAATGACGATCCGCTGCTGGCGGAGGTCGCGGCGTCCGCCGTCGTCACCGCGCACAACCATGTGCTGCGCCGCTGGCTGCGGGCGGGCGGCCAGGGCGACGTGGAGGCACAGCTCGACCACGCGTTCGCGATCGTCCGGGACACGTTCGGGACCGGGATCGGCGCGGGCCGGATCGCCGGGACCGAGCCCGCGTCCCCGCCGGCCGCCGCTTCGGTGAGCACGGAGGGCGAGGTGCTGGTCGCAGTGGCGCGCACCGACGCACCGCTCGACGAAGTGATGCGCACGATCCAGCAGGCGCTCAAGGACCACTGA
- a CDS encoding GNAT family N-acetyltransferase — MTHDHDALLSLFDHEMREQARPDGPGVRIERTADVVRQVGAASDWNGVVWSAPDLDAARADAAIAAQVERFTELGLDEFEWKLYAHDRPADLGQRLRAAGFVAEEPETLLVAPVADLPTAVELPDGVRLRTVTDAADVELMARAHERAFGSDWSRLRHQVLARLSEAPDSFVGVLAMVGDEPVSSARMELYPGTGFAGLWGGGTVEPWRGKGIYRALVAFRAAIATERGYTYLQVDATEQSRPILQRLGFTALSSTTPYVYRRKS, encoded by the coding sequence ATGACTCATGATCACGACGCCCTGCTGTCCCTCTTCGACCACGAGATGCGCGAGCAGGCCCGACCCGACGGCCCCGGTGTCCGGATCGAGCGCACCGCGGATGTCGTACGTCAGGTCGGCGCGGCCTCCGACTGGAACGGCGTCGTCTGGTCGGCGCCGGATCTGGACGCCGCCCGGGCGGATGCGGCGATCGCGGCCCAGGTGGAGCGCTTCACCGAGCTCGGCCTCGACGAGTTCGAGTGGAAACTGTACGCGCACGACCGGCCGGCGGACCTGGGGCAGCGGCTGCGGGCGGCCGGCTTCGTCGCGGAGGAACCGGAGACCCTGTTGGTCGCCCCGGTCGCGGACCTTCCGACCGCGGTGGAGCTCCCCGATGGCGTCCGACTGCGTACGGTGACCGACGCGGCCGATGTGGAGCTGATGGCCCGGGCCCATGAGCGGGCGTTCGGCTCGGACTGGTCGCGGCTGCGCCATCAGGTGCTGGCCCGGCTCTCCGAGGCCCCGGACAGCTTCGTCGGGGTCCTGGCGATGGTGGGCGACGAGCCGGTGAGCTCGGCCCGCATGGAGCTGTACCCGGGCACCGGCTTCGCGGGACTCTGGGGCGGCGGGACCGTAGAGCCGTGGCGCGGGAAGGGCATCTACCGAGCGCTGGTGGCCTTCCGTGCCGCGATCGCCACCGAGCGTGGCTACACATATCTGCAGGTCGACGCGACCGAACAGAGCCGTCCGATCCTCCAGCGGCTCGGTTTCACCGCGCTGAGCAGCACCACGCCGTACGTCTACCGACGCAAGTCCTGA
- the ccrA gene encoding crotonyl-CoA carboxylase/reductase — protein MKEILDAIQSQDSTAADFAALSIPESYRAVTVHKDETEMFAGLDTRDKDPRKSLHVDDVPVPELGPGEALVAVMASSVNYNSVWTSIFEPMSTFGFLERYGRLSELTKRHDLPHHVIGSDLAGVVLRTGPGVNAWHPGDEVVAHCLSVELESSDGHNDTMLDPEQRIWGFETNFGGLAEIALVKSNQLMPKPQHLSWEEAAAPGLVNSTAYRQLVSRNGAGMKQGDNVLIWGASGGLGSYATQFALAGGANPICVVSSEQKADICRKMGAEAIIDRNAEDYKFWKDEHNQDPREWKRFGKRIRELTGGEDVDIVFEHPGRETFGASVYVTRKGGTIVTCASTSGYNHEYDNRYLWMSLKKIVGSHFANYREAWEANRLIAKGKIHPTLSKVYSLEETGQAAYDVHRNLHQGKVGVLALAPREGLGVRNEELREQHIDAINRFRDI, from the coding sequence GTGAAGGAAATCCTGGACGCGATCCAATCGCAGGACAGCACCGCCGCAGATTTCGCGGCCCTGTCCATCCCCGAGTCGTACCGCGCGGTGACCGTGCACAAGGACGAGACGGAGATGTTCGCCGGGCTCGACACCCGCGACAAGGACCCCCGCAAGTCGCTGCACGTCGACGACGTCCCGGTGCCCGAGCTCGGGCCCGGCGAGGCGCTGGTCGCCGTCATGGCCAGCTCGGTGAACTACAACTCGGTCTGGACCTCGATCTTCGAGCCGATGTCCACCTTCGGCTTCCTGGAGCGCTACGGAAGGCTCAGCGAGCTCACCAAGCGCCACGACCTGCCGCATCACGTCATCGGCTCCGACCTGGCGGGCGTCGTCCTGCGCACCGGCCCCGGCGTCAACGCCTGGCACCCCGGCGACGAGGTCGTCGCGCACTGCCTCTCGGTCGAACTGGAGTCCTCGGACGGCCACAACGACACGATGCTCGACCCCGAGCAGCGGATCTGGGGCTTCGAGACCAACTTCGGCGGCCTCGCCGAGATCGCGCTCGTCAAGTCCAACCAGCTGATGCCGAAGCCGCAGCACCTCAGCTGGGAGGAGGCCGCCGCTCCCGGCCTGGTCAACTCCACCGCGTACCGCCAGCTCGTCTCGCGCAACGGCGCCGGCATGAAGCAGGGCGACAACGTGCTGATCTGGGGTGCCAGCGGCGGACTCGGTTCATACGCCACGCAGTTCGCGCTGGCCGGCGGCGCCAACCCGATCTGCGTCGTCTCCAGCGAGCAGAAGGCGGACATCTGCCGGAAGATGGGCGCCGAGGCGATCATCGACCGCAACGCCGAGGACTACAAGTTCTGGAAGGACGAGCACAACCAGGACCCGCGCGAGTGGAAGCGGTTCGGCAAGCGCATCCGCGAGCTGACCGGCGGCGAGGACGTGGACATCGTCTTCGAGCACCCGGGCCGCGAGACGTTCGGTGCCTCGGTGTACGTGACCCGCAAGGGCGGCACGATCGTCACCTGCGCGTCGACGTCGGGCTACAACCACGAGTACGACAACCGCTACCTGTGGATGTCGCTGAAGAAGATCGTGGGCTCGCACTTCGCGAACTACCGCGAGGCGTGGGAGGCCAACCGGCTGATCGCCAAGGGCAAGATCCACCCCACGCTGTCGAAGGTCTACTCCCTGGAGGAGACCGGCCAGGCCGCCTACGACGTGCACCGCAACCTTCACCAGGGCAAGGTCGGCGTTCTGGCGCTGGCCCCGCGCGAGGGTCTGGGTGTGCGCAACGAGGAGCTCCGCGAGCAGCACATCGACGCCATCAATCGCTTCCGGGACATCTGA
- a CDS encoding protein meaA, protein MSGRQKDRPWLMRTYAGHSTAEASNELYRRNLAKGQTGLSVAFDLPTQTGYDPDHILARGEVGRVGVPVSHLGDMRRLFQDIPLEQMNTSMTINATAMWLLALYQVVAEEQGADAAKLQGTTQNDIVKEYLSRGTHVFPPGPSLRLTTDMITYTVNHIPKWNPINICSYHLQEAGATPVQEIAYAMSTAIAVLDAVRDSGQVPEEKFGDVVARISFFVNAGVRFIEEMCKMRAFGRIWDQVTRERYGITDAKQRRFRYGVQVNSLGLTEAQPENNVQRIVLEMLAVTLSKDARARAVQLPAWNEALGLPRPWDQQWSLRIQQVLAHESDLLEYEDIFAGSHVIEAKVDALVTESLAEIDRIQQMGGAMAAVESGYLKSELVSSHAQRRARIEGGEEKIVGVNIYETTEPNPLTSDLDGAIMTVDPANEARVVAALHEWRDNRDEARASEALAALKKAAAGTDNMMEATVECARAGVTTGEWSWALRDVFGEFRAPTGVSSAPVAVTAEAGTPLALVREKVARTAGDLGTGRLRLLVGKPGLDGHSNGAEQIAVRARDAGFEVVYQGIRLTPEQIVSAALAEDVHCVGLSILSGSHAELVPDVLNRLREAGANDIPVIAGGIIPPADATALIDAGVAAVFTPKDFGITEIIGRIVDEIRKANKLDPLEVPA, encoded by the coding sequence ATGAGTGGCCGTCAGAAGGACCGCCCGTGGCTCATGAGGACGTACGCCGGTCACTCGACCGCCGAGGCGTCCAACGAGCTCTACCGGCGCAACCTCGCCAAGGGCCAGACCGGTCTGTCGGTCGCGTTCGACCTGCCGACCCAGACGGGTTACGACCCCGACCACATCCTCGCCCGCGGCGAGGTCGGGCGGGTCGGCGTGCCCGTCTCGCACCTCGGCGACATGCGGCGGCTGTTCCAGGACATCCCGCTCGAGCAGATGAACACCTCGATGACGATCAACGCCACCGCGATGTGGCTGCTGGCGCTCTATCAGGTGGTCGCCGAGGAGCAGGGCGCCGACGCAGCGAAGCTCCAGGGCACGACGCAGAACGACATCGTCAAGGAGTACCTCTCGCGCGGGACGCATGTCTTCCCGCCCGGTCCCTCGCTGCGGCTGACCACCGACATGATCACGTACACGGTCAACCACATACCGAAGTGGAATCCGATCAACATCTGCAGCTATCACCTGCAGGAGGCGGGGGCCACTCCGGTCCAGGAGATCGCGTACGCCATGTCGACGGCAATCGCCGTGCTCGACGCGGTCCGCGACTCCGGGCAGGTGCCCGAGGAGAAGTTCGGCGATGTCGTCGCCCGCATCTCCTTCTTCGTGAACGCGGGCGTCCGCTTCATCGAGGAGATGTGCAAGATGCGCGCCTTCGGCCGCATCTGGGACCAGGTCACCCGCGAGCGGTACGGCATCACCGACGCCAAGCAGCGCCGGTTCCGCTACGGCGTCCAGGTCAACTCCCTCGGGCTGACCGAGGCGCAGCCGGAGAACAACGTCCAGCGCATCGTCCTGGAGATGCTGGCGGTCACGCTCTCCAAGGACGCCCGCGCCCGGGCCGTCCAGCTGCCCGCCTGGAACGAGGCGCTGGGACTCCCGCGGCCCTGGGACCAGCAGTGGTCGCTTCGGATCCAGCAGGTCCTCGCGCACGAGAGCGATCTGCTGGAGTACGAGGACATCTTCGCCGGGTCGCATGTGATCGAGGCCAAGGTGGACGCCCTGGTCACCGAGTCGCTCGCGGAGATCGACCGGATCCAGCAGATGGGCGGGGCCATGGCGGCCGTCGAGTCCGGCTACCTGAAGTCGGAGCTGGTCTCCTCGCACGCGCAACGGCGGGCCCGGATCGAGGGCGGCGAGGAGAAGATCGTCGGCGTCAACATCTACGAGACGACCGAGCCGAACCCGCTCACCTCGGACCTCGACGGCGCCATCATGACGGTCGACCCGGCCAACGAGGCCAGGGTGGTCGCGGCGCTCCACGAGTGGCGCGACAACCGTGACGAGGCCCGCGCCTCCGAGGCGCTGGCGGCGCTGAAGAAGGCCGCGGCCGGCACCGACAACATGATGGAAGCGACCGTGGAGTGCGCCCGCGCGGGTGTCACCACCGGCGAATGGTCGTGGGCGCTGCGCGATGTGTTCGGCGAGTTCCGGGCCCCGACGGGCGTGTCGTCCGCGCCGGTCGCGGTGACCGCGGAGGCGGGCACGCCGCTCGCCCTGGTCCGCGAGAAGGTCGCCCGCACCGCCGGCGACCTCGGCACCGGACGGCTGCGGCTGCTGGTCGGCAAGCCGGGCCTGGACGGGCACTCCAACGGCGCCGAGCAGATTGCCGTACGCGCCCGTGACGCCGGGTTCGAGGTCGTGTACCAGGGGATCAGGCTGACCCCCGAACAGATCGTCTCGGCCGCGCTGGCCGAGGACGTGCACTGCGTCGGTCTGTCGATCCTGTCCGGCTCGCACGCCGAGCTGGTGCCGGACGTGCTGAACCGGCTGCGTGAGGCCGGCGCCAACGACATACCCGTCATCGCTGGCGGGATCATTCCGCCCGCCGACGCCACCGCGCTGATCGATGCGGGCGTCGCCGCAGTATTCACCCCGAAGGACTTCGGCATCACGGAGATCATCGGCCGTATCGTCGACGAGATCCGGAAAGCGAACAAGCTCGACCCTCTGGAGGTCCCCGCATGA
- a CDS encoding CoA ester lyase encodes MTQPVNRLRPRRSCLAVPGSNPRFLEKAQGLPADQVFLDLEDACAPLAKEGARHHIVDALNNGDWTGKTRVVRVNDWTTHWTYRDVITVVEGAGQNLDCIMLPKVQDAQQVVALDLLLTQIEKTMGFEVGRIGIEAQIENAKGLVNIDDIAAASPRLETLIFGPADFMASINMKTLVVGQQPPGYGADAYHYILMRILMAARTYDLQAIDGPFLQIRDVDAYREVAGRAAALGFDGKWVLHPGQVDAANEVFSPSQEDYDHAELILDAYEWCTSEAGGKKGSAMLGDEMIDEASRKMALVIAGKGRAAGMQRTSKFEAPEA; translated from the coding sequence ATGACCCAGCCTGTGAACCGTCTGCGTCCGCGTCGCTCCTGCCTGGCCGTGCCGGGCTCGAACCCGCGGTTCCTGGAGAAGGCCCAGGGCCTCCCGGCCGACCAGGTCTTCCTGGACCTCGAGGACGCCTGCGCCCCGCTCGCCAAGGAAGGCGCCCGGCACCACATCGTCGACGCGCTGAACAACGGCGACTGGACGGGCAAGACCCGGGTCGTGCGCGTCAACGACTGGACGACGCACTGGACGTACCGCGATGTGATCACGGTGGTCGAGGGTGCCGGCCAGAACCTCGACTGCATCATGCTGCCGAAGGTCCAGGACGCCCAGCAGGTCGTCGCCCTCGATCTGCTGCTCACCCAGATCGAGAAGACCATGGGCTTCGAGGTCGGCAGGATCGGCATCGAGGCGCAGATCGAGAACGCCAAGGGCCTGGTGAACATCGACGACATCGCCGCCGCCTCACCGCGTCTGGAGACGCTGATCTTCGGCCCGGCCGACTTCATGGCGTCGATCAACATGAAGACCCTGGTCGTCGGCCAGCAGCCGCCCGGCTACGGTGCGGACGCCTACCACTACATCCTCATGCGCATCCTGATGGCGGCCCGTACGTACGACCTCCAGGCGATCGACGGTCCCTTCCTGCAGATCCGTGACGTGGACGCCTACCGCGAGGTCGCCGGCCGTGCGGCGGCGCTGGGCTTCGACGGCAAGTGGGTACTGCACCCCGGCCAGGTCGACGCGGCCAACGAGGTGTTCTCGCCGTCGCAGGAGGACTACGACCACGCCGAGCTGATCCTCGACGCGTACGAGTGGTGCACCTCGGAGGCGGGCGGCAAGAAGGGTTCGGCGATGCTCGGCGACGAGATGATCGACGAGGCCAGCCGGAAGATGGCCCTGGTCATCGCGGGCAAGGGCCGCGCGGCCGGCATGCAGCGCACCTCCAAGTTCGAAGCTCCGGAGGCCTGA